The Lolium rigidum isolate FL_2022 chromosome 2, APGP_CSIRO_Lrig_0.1, whole genome shotgun sequence genomic interval CGTGAAAAACAACCATCATGCAACTCACCTCGTGACAAAAAAGGAAAACGGGGTTAGCTCGGAGGGATTAGCGGGAGCGAGCCGCACCCGTGCCTCGCGCGGAAGAGTTGACCGCGGGCGCGGTCAAGCGCCAGGGAGGGGATTCCCTTACATGGATAGATTTGGGAATAATTGAGAAAGAATCATACTACTCTACATGCACAACCCACTCTGACAAAAGGAGGAGCAGTTCGGATTTGGTTCAGCCATACATTGGCTAATATTTAAGCTTTTGTATTAGTGAGAGAAAATGATGGAAATTTTCTCCATTAACCACCAGTGTAAGTGTAACATACTAACATATATGATCCTACAATAAAAATGTTATTCCTTGCTAAAATAAGGAAAAGATGTTCATGCACCTAAAATTTGCATCATAAGAGGAGTTAAATGCTCAGTGTCCTTCTTCCCTGCATGACCAGGCAACACCTAGCTAGAAATTACATCGTGCACATGACAACACTCCAATTGTCTGATTCGAAGAAGGCTCTAGGATAAATAGACTTCTTTCTAGTTGCTACACGATCAGTAAAGAGAAGGTTGGATTATAGAAGGTTGCATACTCTACAGCTATAAAACAATTACGTGAAAAGAGACTGCATATGGGGCATGTGAGTCGTTTGATGCTTCGATGAACCGCACCTCAAAAATAAATCTTGATGCTTCGTCAATTCTAGCAGAGATGCATGTCGTGACACCCGTAGGGGGTGGCTGATTCAATGGCATGGCTGTCAGCGCCTGGACTGTGGTGGTCCTCCTGGGTTGTGGGCTTGCAGCAAGCGCTCGATAGGAGTTTTCTCTGTATCGAAATGTTCCAGAGATGCGTTCCGGGCGTGGATGCCCCTCCTCAGCGCTGCCTCTTCTCTGCTCTTGTGGGCGAGCAGCGCCACTGTCTCCCTCATCTAGTTCTGCACCAGCTGCTGTCTGCCGCCGTGATCTGTTTGATGATGACGCCATCGCTGACAAGAGCGGAAGCAGAGGGGCAGAGCATGCTGGAGGTGGAGTGCTTGGCGCTGGACCACACGGCTGAGCTGCGCCTGATCGCCATGGCTTCTGCTCCGGCAGATGGTGAGAGGACGATGAGCGAGGATGGAGGCGTGGGAGGACAGCGACAATTGCGACCGTGATTAGGGGTGAGAGGAGGTGCCGATGTTCTGTGGTTGAGCTGGGTGCTGAGGGAGCCGAAACCTTGTCGGGCAGGACTTGCAGTGCGCCGGCGGCGGTGCCCAAATTGTGTCCAGCAGGGAAGATTGCCAGGggttgggtgggtgggtgggtgttgGGCATGGTGTGGTGTAAGGTGGTTTGGGGAAAAGTGTCTTCAGCAGTTTGATGAGGATGATTAGACGTGTGATTGGGGAACACTGTTTTAACGTAAATCTGAACCTCTGAATTCGTTGCCAGGATCTGTTGGATCTGCCACTCTGGTTCTTTTTATATTAGTAGACACAgtaaatgattggtttagggtttagtgatcCCAACCACTGGTTCGGTGACCTGTGGTCTCTAGGACACCGCGGTTGGTCCAACTGACTGCTGGTTCAACCGGCGTTTTAACCAGTTCATAGCAGGTTGATTGGACGAATGGCACACCAGATTGGAATAGGGTTTGATTCTACTTTTTAAGATCCGGACTGCCTCCGATCAGACTGGCAGTTTTTCTGTTTTAATAACTATGCATGTGTCAGCAGTAGTGCAGAATTACTGTTTAACACAACAATGTGCCGTGGACAATACCCAACAACATTGCTGTATTATATTTGGCAGTAAGTGCTAAATAGGCATCAGGCAGCCCATCTTTCCTTTTCCCTTCGAATTAGTTGCTATATTTTGGGTTTGTTCACTTTAGGTTCTGCAACTTCTATATGAGGTCTGTTATGATTTTGAATGAACAAGAATTATATCAATGTCTGCAGTATCTTTTCTCCCTGTTCATGTGGTGTATCTGCTATGAAGGCATGTCATTCCACATAGGTCCACGGACAACTAAATCAGGCCCGAGGGCTCAGGATGGGAATGGGCCGGGTCAACCCGCTGCGTCGCTGACCTGACCCAAAATTTTGGGGCCGATGGGTCGCGTGGGTCGCGTGGGTTGGCCTTGAACGAGATTTGGGTCAGCGAAGCTGGCCCTAAGTAACCCGTTGGGTCTGCAGGGCCGACCCACCTCGAAATCTCATCTCACAGCAGTTGCTTCTTAGCCGTCGCTCTGCTGATCTCTTTCGTGGCGCGGAATTGCTCCAGCTCAGGCGCTCACAATCCTTCTCTGTTCAACTTGTCGCCTGACTGTGTACGAGCTGAGTACTAGCCGCATCAGATGGTCGTTCGCATGTGTTCATTTAGGTTGATCTTGCAACGAATGCGTCAATCGCACGACTGCTCTGCCGGCAAGACTAGCGAATACGCACACACACCTTTGATCGATTCTAGCTGTCCAGCTGAACTCACGTAACACCTAGAGTTGCTTACAGGGGTCGTATTGTCATTTCTAACATCATGTATGTATGACGCATGCACAACGTCCAGAATTGCTTGACTCGGTACACAGAAAATTGTATTGCTTTACTTCCAACCAAACATTATCAAAATTTGGGTCGACCCAAAATACCCATCGGGCCGGCAAGGCGCATATCTTGAAGCGCTAACATGTAGTCTTTAATTAAGTTAGTTGCATTTGCCTCATCACACTGCATCCTCATTGTGATTTTTCTAAGGATGTGTTTTGTTGTTGCTAAATTCACCATCCATTATAACATTTATGCACAAAGAATTAATGCTCTGTGAAGTGTTACCCTCATGTAATGATTCTACCATGGTAGATTAGGTTAAACGTTTGAGTCAGTTTACAAGTCTGTGACCATTGAGTTACAGTATCATTTGGACCATCTTGagagttttttatttatttgtagAATCATGTTTATCTCTCTTTGCCGCTACTTCTCCGATGTGAGCTGCTTCTAAGCTGGCCGCGAAGTAACCAACTACGTTGCTTCTCTCTTGATGAAAAGATATATGCAAAAGTTCGTTTGCATGGTCTCTAAAAGGATCAGTTGGCCAGCCCCTTAACTGCTCCAGTAGATGTTCTCTTTCTCATTGAAAATACCGAAAGTTACTGTCTCAGTTTGATCTGTAAGATGCTGCTTTTAGTGTTTTGTGTGCCTGTTACAGTTTCATAGGAAGTATTTGCTCACAAGATATTTAACACACGTGGTATATCTTTTCTCAAACAGCTCCTGGGCTTCCACAAGGCAGTAATCAAACACAGACATCAGCAATTCCCTTGATGTCTCAGCAACAGGGCCGACAGCCAAATACTTCTTCATCTGTACAAGCTTCTTCACTCACTAGTATCGGACAGAACATGCCAGGTGTTAACCAAACATCAACGATGCAGAATGTGTCTGTCATGCCGCAGAACACAATGAATAATGGCTTGATGCAAGGCAGCTCTCAAGATATTTATGCTGCGCAAAGGCAAATGGCCGGAAGGCAGCAACAACAATCACAGCAATTAATgtatcagcagcagcagcaaatgttAATGAAGCAGAAGTTGCAGCAGAATTCACTTATGCAACCACATATTCAGCAGCAGCAATCTTTGTTGCAGCCAACACAGCAATCATCACAGCAGCCCATCATGCAAATGCCGTCTGGCCTTCACCCTGGGCAGTCCACCGTTTCTCAGACGCAGCCAATGGCCATGCAGTCAGCTACACAAAGTGGTATTCAACAGAATCAACTGAATTCCGTACAATCTGTGCAATCATTACTCCAGCAACCTCAGCAATCTGTTGGGAGGCAGCAGCAACAAGGACAACCCTCCATGCATCAGCAGTCTTCTATTCAGAGTCAGCAGCCCAATATTCCATTacaacagcagcaacagcagTTGATGGGACAGCAGTCAAATTTACAACAAAATCAGCTAATTGGTCAACAGAATGCGGCTGTGgagatgcagcagcagcagcagcagcagaggcTACCAGTTCAGTCAAATAATCTTTTGAATGTGCAGCAAACACAACAGATGTTGAACCAGCAGTCTATGCCTTTGCATCAGCCACAACAATTGGGCTCTCAGACAAACATGTCAAGTCTACAGCAGCAGCAACAGAATCAACAGCAGCAGCTTCTTGGAACTGTGAATAATGTTTCAAATATGCAGCGGATGCATATGCTACAAACAAAGGCTCAGCAACCACAGCAGCAACAGCATGCTCAGCAGCCATCAATGGGTTTGATGCAACCTCAGTCTCAACACAACCAACTTCAACAGTCACAGCAGCATCTTATGGCGCAGTTCCAGTCTCAGCCTAACCAACTGCCACAGCAATTGGGGATCTCAATGCAGCAAAGACTTCAAACGTCAGGTGGCATGCTCTTGCAACAAAATAATATGGATCAGCCAAAGCAATTTATTCAGGCACAAAGGGGCCTTCAAGAAGTTTCATCTAGTAGTAAGTTTTCGCATATACTTTCCTTCTAGACGCACCATATGCCCTTATTGTTACACCCTCTTCTTTTTCTCCTTGTTCTTAGGTTGATCGTGCAGTTTAAACTAGCTGATGTATCTGGCCTTGCTTTCCTAGAAAAGTCTAGGGGAAAATAGTGTGTTGTCCATCAGGAATAGTGCTAACGGTTACATCTGACTAGTACAGGTTCTTATTAGACCACAACCTGAACTTTGGATACTAAGGGCACCGCAAGTGCATGCATCTTAGGCTGCATCATATCCATTAAATATGTATTTTGACTTTTACAGTGTCTTGTATCTTGGCCTTTCTAGTGCTCAAAAGTGCCACCTTCTCTTAAGCACCCACATTGGATGCACGGAGTTAATGTGATGAAACTGTCTCTTTCCTAAATATCGTCTCTTCACAGAATCCTACACATTGATCATTAAGTCTTGTATTCATCTTCCACTTATACTCACATGATCTTAATAAATATATGACCCATTGGGATGGCGAGTATCTAAGGGACATGGCAAAATCAGTGGCGGAGCCATAGCCCAGCAAGCTTGGGCGGCTGCCCTGTCTCAGCTAGAAAGGCGTTCACAATAGTATTTTGTGAGAGAAAAACATACTTATCTTGGGTTTTGTGATAGCTGTATCTGGATTAAGATACGATATCTCATTCTCCTCATTAGAAAGGCGTTCACAATAGTATTTtgtctaggtggcatgtttgataTCATTGCATTGGGTTTGACACTTCGCCCTAAGTACGATTCCTCAACAATTTATGGAATTAATATTTGTGCAAACTACCTCCAAAAAAATTGACAGCCTTTTGGAGATGATAACCTTATATTCATAATTCAGATGCAACTATATGTACGGTTGATCGGAGGCCAGCCTCAAAATGGAATTATATGTTGATGCATAACTGTGTAGTGATCAAGTAAATTTGTTACCATGTTCACTAAGCTGACTATTGAGCTTCTTCCGTTTCTGTTTATCATGTTGGATTTTGTTATTTGTGGGAAATTTTGCTCGAAAATGCTATTCTAATTGACTAAGGTGGCCCTATTGATCTTCTATGACCCTATTTGGTTATCTGATTTGTGAACGCTTTTGCTGAAAAGCGCTACTATGCATAAATGTTGCAATTTGAGATCTGGTTCGTTGCTGCCTCCGTACATTCTTAACAgctagtgcacaagttcttgactTACCCCTGCGTTCCTGCCTATGATGTACTTGCAGCTAGTTATTTGTTGGCTTATTCACCATATCATGGTACTCTCTGACAACCTTGTGTTTTTTATGCAGCATCTGCCGACTCGACTGCTCAAACAGGCCATGCAGGTGCAGGTGATTGGCAAGAGGAAACTTATCAAATGGTAAGGCATGATATTGATATCATCCCTTTTGGCACCCCATTTTCTTGGAACTTACTAAAATCCATAGAAAGGGACCCCAGAAGAAAGAGGTTGAGATTTCCCTGATCTAGATTCTTAGAAGATGAAATAGCATGCCATGTTGGATGCTGGGGCCTCTTATTTTTGCATGTCCTGTTGCCTGTTATCTCTTCTTTTGATCTGTTTCCAACAAACTCCCTTTCTGGAATTGGAACCAGAATTTCATGGGCTGATTGCAAGAGAAAAGATCTCGGTCCCGGGTGCATGTGCACTACCATAGCTCTACCTAGCTACGCCCTAGACAGCCAAATAGTATGACTATTGGATATAGTAAAACCGCAAGGCAGTAAGCAATCTTTAATTCTTTATTAACCTGATGGTTTATTTAATAGGCATCATAGTTTCTTTTGTTTTAGATTTGTGTGCTTCTCATAGCTACTTAAATTATCTTGGCAGTGACTTAATGAAACACTGGTCTATTAGTTCTATTTTCACCTCTATATAGCTTCTGCAAGaaatttatgtgtatgtgatcTTTGTCGTCGACAGATTAAGAACTTGAAGGACAAATACGCTGCAGAACTCAGTGAGTTGTTCAATAAGATCTCTCAGAAGCTGCAGCAAGTTGACAACACCATACCACCTCTAAAGCCATCTGAACAATATGATAGAATGAAGAGCTTTAAAGTAATGTTGGAGCGTATATTACAAGTGCTGAATGTGAGCAAGAATGGTGTCCAACCGGGTCTGAGTGACAAAGTTCCTCAATATGAGAAACAGATTATTAATATCTTGAATTCGCAAAGAAGGAAGCCTCTGCAGCCACAAGTACAGCAACAGTTCCAGTCACCTGCAGGACAAGCTCCTAATTCTAACATTTCGCAGCAACAACAGCCTTCCCAAAGTTTGCAGCAGCATGATAGTCATACTAATCCTCAAGCAAGCTTGTCAAGTATGAGCACCGGATTACAGTCCTCTAGTGCAGCTGGTATCCAGCATGTACCTGCGCCTCCAGCAACAAACTTCAGTGTCCCAACACAGCAAAATGGTGCAAAcgtacagcagcagcagcagctggctGGCTCTAACTTGGAGGCTGCTCAAGGAAGCAATTTTAGTTCTTTGCAGCATGGTTCGATGAGTGGCACATTACAACAGGGAAGCACTGGGCAGATGCAGGGTACAATGAATACACAACTGCAGACTAGTAGCATGTTATCTCACAACTCAATGAGTACGATGCAACCTAATGCTAATTCCATGCAAGCAAATGCAAGTTCATTACAGCAGATGAAGCAGCAACAGCAGGATCATCAAATGATGCAGAATCAGCAAATGAAGCGTCAGATGTTTCAACAATACCATCAAAAGCAAATGCTTCAACAGCAGCTCCCAGTACAGCAACAGTTACAGAAACAGCATCCAGTACAGATGCAGATTCCACAGCTTCATGCTGGAAATGATGTAAACGAGTTAAAGGTTAGACAAGGAACTGCAATGAAACCTGGAATGTATCAACAACACCTCGGCCAACGCAGTAACTATTATCATCAGCAGTTGAAACAGGGTGCTTTCCCTATTTCGTCACCACAAAGCCTCCAAGCATCATCCCCACAAATTTCGCACCATTCTCCTCAGGTTGATCATCACAATTCGTTGCAATCTCAAGTTAAGACTGGGACACCATTGCATTCAGCTAACTCACCATTCGTTCCATCGCCAACCCCATCTGTTGCCCCGTCTCCTATACCGGTGGATTCAGACAAACCACTCTCCGGTATATCTTCACTTACTAATATTGGGCAGGCTGGACATCAGCAAACATCCCTAGCGCCACATACACAATCAATTGCCGTGAACACACCAGGGATATCAGCATCGCCTTTGCTAGCAGAATTTACAAGTGCAGATGGAAGTCTGGCTAACATGCCGACTCAAGCTCCAATTAAATCAAGTGCAGCAGAAAGGCCTCTAGATCGCTTACTTAAAGCAGTTAGTATCTTGCCAACTTACATTTACTGTCTTCTTTTGTTTTGTTGTGCTTAATTAGTACTGTTCCGAATGCATTGTAAAACTTCATTATTTTCAAACATGTGCATACTGTTCTTAAGCATACTGGCTTAAAAAATATGAGGGCCAAGAATGGGGATTTGGCTAATAGGAGGTAGATATATCATGCATTTTTCTGGCAAAATCTTTATGTTTCTATGTTGCTAagtttatatatatattttttaatctTAAACGTCAATTAATTAGTCATGCAAATCATAAGAATGGTGCTTAATAATTTTCGTTCTTACTGTGGAAATCTGAAATAATAGTCTGGTATAACATGAAAATATAATGCCCCACTTCAATCAACAGTTTTTTCAGATAATAGTGATAGTGCTTACACACGTTCAACATGCCACCACCTTAATATTTGAAAGCACATTTAACATGTAATAATAGAATTGACCTGGTTGTTACCGCCCTTCATTATTACTGTACCGAATTCAGTTTTGTTGTCCAGTAGTCTCTGCTGTTGTGTAGTATGTACGAAGTCATTTGCTCCATTTAATTCAATCCATTTAATTGAGAAATTAATTCTGTTGATGATATGAAATAATAGTCTTCGAGTTATTATATTTTGCCTATTTTAATTCAACATTGTGTTACATGCAGTTGCGAACAACACAGCGCCCATCTCTTAATGCTGCGGTTAGTGACATACGGTCTGTTGTCAGCATGATCGACAGGATTGCTGGGTCAGCACCCGGTAATGGTTCGAGAGCTGCTGTTGGTGAAGATTTAGTTGCTATGACGAAGTGCCGGTTACAAGCCAGGAATTTTATAACAAATGATGGAAGTGGTGCATCGAAGAAAATGAAGCGTGATACAAGTGCCATGCCTCTTAATGTGTCATCAGCTGGAAGTGTGAATGATAGCTTCAAGCAAATATTTGGTGTTGACACCCCAGATCTACAGTCAACTGCAACCTCGCGTGTGAAGTGGCAAAAAATTGAGGTATGTTGTTTAAGATTTTCTGTTGATAAGCTACGAGAACATGGCATTATCCAGTAGTTATACTTAAAGCAATGGTCATCTATATATTATAAGTCTTGTGAAAGAAGGGAAATGGAGTAATTTGATGGGAGATGTTTGTAGTTGTTAGCCTACCTTGCATTTTATCTGGCATCTGGTTCATCTTTGTGCAGGTAAATTATGCTCTCATGGAGGAGATCCAGGAGATAAACCAACAGCTCATAGATACAGAACTCCGTGTATGTGAGGACGATGCTGACTCATCCGCTGCTACATCTGAATGGGCGGAAGGGACAGTTATCAAATGCACATATACTGCTGTTGCTGTTAGTCCGAGCTTGAAGTCCATGTTTGCATCTGCCCAGATGGTGAGCTTTTGAATCCACACTCGATTGTGTTGAGGACCTCTATCATCTGCTCATTTCCTCTATTTTGGAATGTTCCAGAGTCCAATTATGCCATTGAGGTTGCTTGTTCCTGCGGGCTACCCTAAATGCTCCCCGGTGCTCCTTGACAAATTTCCCGATGAACAAAGGTCAGTAGCCTCACTGTTGATTAATTCATGTGTGTCATTTCTATCCCGGTTCTTTAGCTGAAGATTGAACTAACTGTGCGGCAATGGACCTGCATCAGAAACTCCGATGACCTGTCTAGCAAAGCCAAGTCGAAGTTTGGGACATTGCTGCGGGGTCTAGCTGAGCCCATGTCACTACAAGAAATTGCGAGGACCTGGGACGCTTGTGCCCGGAAAGTCATTGAGGAGTATGCTCAGAAAACTGGTGGAGGAAGTTTCAGTTCGAGCTATGGCTGCTGGGAGAGTTGTGTAGGTGCATAAGCCGTGTCTTATGTTGCATGACCGCCAAGTGCAGTTGCCATTGGTTATATTTTCTACATATACACACATTAATTTAAAGGTCGAGCAACGGTACAGTGGCTACTTGTGCTGTATCTGTGATTATATTTGTGGAAGTGCTCACTGTTAGCTTGATATGTTAGGGCATTTTTGTGCAATACCATGCATATTGTAAGTGGCTGTGAGTAAATATTATTGTTTATCATAATGAGCATGAGCAGTTTCTCAAAGGGCTCTTAGAAGGTCTAACTGGTTGTTTGGCTGGCTACTAAATAGTGTCTTCCATCTCCACTTATATACATGTTCCCCTCGTTTCCCTGGTCTTTTAGTCGCTTAGGTGGTGCAGAAAAAACCCAaatctttgtttttgtttttactaGTGGAATGCTCATGTTTCGCCAGGGCTCCGTATATCCAATGTCACAATATTATATGGCTCCCTACTTTATGGGTAGTGTCACAAATATTACACGTGTAGATAATGCGTGAAAATATTTAAGTACAAATTATTAAAACGGCTCCGTATGTCCAATGCCACAATATTATATGCCTCCTTACTTTATGCGTGGTGTCACAAATATTACACGTGTAGATAATGCGCGAAAATATTTAAGTATAAATTATTAAAATTATATTACGATCACATCACATGATTTAGTGTAATGATTATAAAATGCAACGACCGATATATTATTTCTTATATTATTttttaaagtatgactaaaatatGCTCGCACAACATTACGAATGTTGTC includes:
- the LOC124692910 gene encoding mediator of RNA polymerase II transcription subunit 15a translates to MDANANWRPTQGSDPAAAAAAAAGVDPNAPAGGDWRAQLQPEARSRIVNKIMETLKKHLPVSVPEGLNELQKIAVRFEEKIYTAATNQSDYLRKISLKMLSMETKTQQAPGNAQVIPNQNNPGQAPGLPQGSNQTQTSAIPLMSQQQGRQPNTSSSVQASSLTSIGQNMPGVNQTSTMQNVSVMPQNTMNNGLMQGSSQDIYAAQRQMAGRQQQQSQQLMYQQQQQMLMKQKLQQNSLMQPHIQQQQSLLQPTQQSSQQPIMQMPSGLHPGQSTVSQTQPMAMQSATQSGIQQNQLNSVQSVQSLLQQPQQSVGRQQQQGQPSMHQQSSIQSQQPNIPLQQQQQQLMGQQSNLQQNQLIGQQNAAVEMQQQQQQQRLPVQSNNLLNVQQTQQMLNQQSMPLHQPQQLGSQTNMSSLQQQQQNQQQQLLGTVNNVSNMQRMHMLQTKAQQPQQQQHAQQPSMGLMQPQSQHNQLQQSQQHLMAQFQSQPNQLPQQLGISMQQRLQTSGGMLLQQNNMDQPKQFIQAQRGLQEVSSSTSADSTAQTGHAGAGDWQEETYQMIKNLKDKYAAELSELFNKISQKLQQVDNTIPPLKPSEQYDRMKSFKVMLERILQVLNVSKNGVQPGLSDKVPQYEKQIINILNSQRRKPLQPQVQQQFQSPAGQAPNSNISQQQQPSQSLQQHDSHTNPQASLSSMSTGLQSSSAAGIQHVPAPPATNFSVPTQQNGANVQQQQQLAGSNLEAAQGSNFSSLQHGSMSGTLQQGSTGQMQGTMNTQLQTSSMLSHNSMSTMQPNANSMQANASSLQQMKQQQQDHQMMQNQQMKRQMFQQYHQKQMLQQQLPVQQQLQKQHPVQMQIPQLHAGNDVNELKVRQGTAMKPGMYQQHLGQRSNYYHQQLKQGAFPISSPQSLQASSPQISHHSPQVDHHNSLQSQVKTGTPLHSANSPFVPSPTPSVAPSPIPVDSDKPLSGISSLTNIGQAGHQQTSLAPHTQSIAVNTPGISASPLLAEFTSADGSLANMPTQAPIKSSAAERPLDRLLKALRTTQRPSLNAAVSDIRSVVSMIDRIAGSAPGNGSRAAVGEDLVAMTKCRLQARNFITNDGSGASKKMKRDTSAMPLNVSSAGSVNDSFKQIFGVDTPDLQSTATSRVKWQKIEVNYALMEEIQEINQQLIDTELRVCEDDADSSAATSEWAEGTVIKCTYTAVAVSPSLKSMFASAQMSPIMPLRLLVPAGYPKCSPVLLDKFPDEQRNSDDLSSKAKSKFGTLLRGLAEPMSLQEIARTWDACARKVIEEYAQKTGGGSFSSSYGCWESCVGA